In Phacochoerus africanus isolate WHEZ1 chromosome 16, ROS_Pafr_v1, whole genome shotgun sequence, one genomic interval encodes:
- the OPN1SW gene encoding short-wave-sensitive opsin 1, protein MSKMPEEEEEEEFLLFKNISLVGPWDGPQYHLAPVWVFHLQAAFMGFVFLVGTPLNATVLVATLRYRKLRQPLNYILVNVSLGGFIYCIFSVFSVFIASCHGYFVFGRRVCAMEAFLGSAAGLVTGWSLAFLAFERYIIICKPFGNFRFSSKHALIVVLATWAIGIGVSIPPFFGWSRFLPEGLQCSCGPDWYTVGTKYYSEYYTWFLFIFCYIVPLALICFSYSQLLGALRAVAAQQQESASTQKAEREVSHMVVVMVGSFCVCYTPYAALAMYIVNNRNHGVDLRLVTIPAFFSKSACIYNPIIYCFMNKQFRACIMEMVCGKPMTDESDMSSSQKTEVSTVSSSQVGPN, encoded by the exons ATGAGCAAGatgccagaggaggaggaggaggaggagtttctTCTGTTCAAGAACATCTCCTTGGTGGGGCCGTGGGATGGGCCTCAGTACCACCTCGCCCCTGTCTGGGTCTTCCACCTCCAGGCAGCCTTCATGGGCTTTGTCTTCCTTGTAGGGACACCACTCAATGCCACGGTTCTGGTGGCCACCCTGCGCTACAGAAAGTTGCGGCAGCCCCTCAACTATATTCTGGTCAACGTGTCCCTGGGGGGCTTCATCTACTGCATCTTCTCTGTCTTCAGCGTCTTCATTGCCAGCTGTCATGGGTACTTCGTCTTCGGCCGCCGTGTTTGTGCTATGGAGGCCTTCCTAGGCTCTGCAGCAG GTCTGGTGACAGGCTGGTCACTGGCCTTCTTGGCCTTTGAGCGCTACATCATCATCTGTAAGCCCTTCGGCAACTTCCGCTTCAGCTCCAAGCATGCACTGATAGTGGTCCTGGCCACCTGGGCAATTGGGATTGGCGTCTCCATCCCACCCTTCTTTGGCTGGAGCCG GTTCCTGCCTGAGGGCCTGCAGTGTTCCTGTGGCCCCGACTGGTACACCGTGGGCACCAAGTACTACAGCGAGTATTATACCTGGTTCCTCTTCATCTTCTGCTACATCGTGCCTCTCGCCCTCATCTGCTTCTCCTACTCTCAGCTGCTGGGGGCCCTCAGAGCT GTTGCAGCTCAGCAGCAGGAGTCAGCTTCAACCCAGAAGGCTGAGCGGGAGGTGAGCCacatggtggtggtgatggtggggtccttttgtgtctgttacACGCCCTACGCTGCCCTGGCCATGTATATAGTCAACAACCGGAACCACGGGGTGGACCTACGGCTTGTCACCATTCCTGCCTTCTTCTCCAAGAGTGCTTGCATCTACAATCCGATCATCTACTGCTTCATGAATAAGCAG TTCCGAGCTTGCATCATGGAGATGGTGTGCGGAAAGCCCATGACAGATGAGTCTGACATGTCTAGCTCCCAGAAAACCGAAGTTTCTACTGTCTCTTCTAGCCAAGTTGGCCCCAACTAA